In Citrobacter sp. RHB25-C09, the following proteins share a genomic window:
- the aldA gene encoding aldehyde dehydrogenase, with translation MTVPVQHPMYINGQFVTWHDDAWIDVINPATEEVISRIPDGRAEDARKAIDAAERAQAGWEALPAIERAGWLRKIAAGIRERASEISALIVAEGGKIQQLAEVEVSFTANYLDYMAEWARRYEGEILQSDRPGENILLFKRALGVTTGILPWNFPFFLIARKLAPALLTGNTIVIKPSEFTPNNAIAFAKIVDDIGLPRGVFNLVLGRGETVGQELAGNPKVAMVSMTGSVTAGEKIMATAAKNITKVCLELGGKAPAIVMDDADLDLAVKAIVDSRVINTGQVCNCAERVYVQKGVYDRFVNRLGEALNAVQFGNPAERTDIAMGPLINAAALERVEQKVARAVKEGARIALGGKTPEGKGYYYPPTLLLDVRQEMAIMHEETFGPVLPVVVFETLDEAIAMANDSDYGLTSSIYTQNLNVAMKAIKGLKFGETYINRENFEAMQGFHAGWRKSGIGGADGKHGLNEYLQTQVVYLQS, from the coding sequence ATGACCGTCCCCGTACAGCATCCCATGTATATCAATGGACAGTTCGTCACCTGGCACGATGACGCGTGGATCGATGTCATTAATCCGGCTACCGAAGAGGTGATTTCGCGCATTCCTGACGGGCGTGCGGAAGATGCCCGTAAGGCGATTGACGCCGCAGAGCGCGCGCAGGCAGGCTGGGAAGCCTTGCCCGCGATAGAACGCGCGGGTTGGTTGCGTAAAATAGCAGCAGGGATCCGCGAACGTGCGAGTGAAATCAGTGCGCTGATCGTGGCAGAAGGGGGCAAAATTCAGCAACTGGCTGAGGTAGAAGTCTCCTTTACCGCCAATTATCTCGACTATATGGCAGAGTGGGCGCGCCGATATGAAGGCGAGATTTTGCAAAGTGACCGCCCGGGCGAGAATATTTTGCTGTTCAAACGTGCACTGGGTGTTACCACCGGCATCCTGCCGTGGAATTTCCCGTTCTTTTTAATCGCACGCAAACTGGCACCGGCACTGTTAACGGGCAATACGATTGTGATTAAACCCAGCGAGTTCACGCCCAACAATGCAATTGCCTTTGCCAAAATTGTCGATGACATCGGCTTACCACGCGGTGTGTTCAACCTCGTACTGGGACGCGGTGAAACGGTAGGACAAGAACTGGCGGGCAACCCAAAAGTGGCGATGGTTAGCATGACCGGCAGCGTCACTGCGGGTGAGAAAATCATGGCGACAGCGGCGAAAAATATCACCAAAGTGTGCCTCGAACTGGGCGGTAAAGCGCCGGCGATTGTCATGGATGACGCCGATCTGGATCTGGCGGTAAAAGCGATTGTCGATTCCCGGGTGATCAACACCGGTCAGGTCTGTAACTGTGCCGAGCGCGTATATGTGCAAAAGGGCGTTTACGACCGGTTTGTGAATCGCCTCGGTGAAGCTTTAAACGCGGTACAGTTTGGCAATCCCGCGGAACGCACTGATATTGCGATGGGGCCGTTGATCAATGCCGCTGCGCTGGAGCGCGTGGAGCAGAAGGTCGCGCGTGCGGTAAAGGAAGGTGCCAGAATTGCACTGGGTGGTAAAACGCCAGAAGGCAAAGGTTATTATTATCCTCCCACACTCCTGCTGGATGTCCGTCAGGAGATGGCGATTATGCATGAGGAGACGTTCGGCCCCGTACTGCCTGTGGTTGTCTTTGAGACATTGGATGAGGCGATTGCCATGGCAAATGACAGCGATTACGGTCTGACGTCATCAATCTATACCCAGAATCTCAACGTCGCGATGAAAGCGATAAAAGGGCTTAAATTTGGCGAAACCTATATTAATCGCGAGAACTTTGAGGCGATGCAGGGTTTCCATGCCGGCTGGCGTAAATCGGGGATTGGCGGCGCGGACGGAAAGCATGGGCTGAATGAATATCTGCAAACGCAGGTGGTTTATTTGCAGTCCTGA